A DNA window from Setaria viridis chromosome 2, Setaria_viridis_v4.0, whole genome shotgun sequence contains the following coding sequences:
- the LOC117844225 gene encoding cyclic phosphodiesterase-like, whose protein sequence is MEPINQSPEVEEVYSMWALPSELARGRLCRLMAGLRAAHGGPTFKPHVIVVGAIRLRWSVAVEALHHAASAGVRPYTANVVSDRQGFYRCGGLLLELTPEVNTIWNHLQGDDSERSLLRSLRL, encoded by the exons ATGGAGCCCATCAACCAGTCGCCAGAGGTAGAGGAGGTGTACTCCATGTGGGCGCTCCCGTCGGAGCTCGCCCGGGGCCGCCTCTGTCGTCTCATGGCCGGACTCCGTGCCGCGCACGGTGGGCCAACCTTCAAGCCGCATGTCATAGTGGTCGGTGCCATCCGTCTCCGGTGGTCGGTAGCCGTCGAGGCTCTCCATCATGCCGCGTCCGCAGGCGTCCGCCCATACACTGCCAACGTCGTCAGCGACCGTCAGGGGTTCTACCGCTGTGGCGGCCTCCTGCTCGAGCTCACCCCGGAGGTCAATACGATCTGGAACCATCTGCAAG GTGATGACAGCGAGCGATCACTGCTGCGGTCACTTCGGTTATGA
- the LOC117844224 gene encoding uncharacterized protein, translated as MDWEQLTRACIKHKNRSDQRKKKSPDTAPVVSLEPSITTRREQRRSMEDTTSTATQEQSWSSLPADLLKTIVNLLPWSSHPSFAATCKHWRSAVSPFYPAWITPILLNATDVGSTNIRYYSPYYHKNFEVDKTLETPNAKFSCANGHRLTLCQHDGTELIVVHTNLVTGKTYSLCPLERTGFDVVVYDGAQRMFGINMFEIYRAIESDGGGWYDWQFSEYNHDLGRLNVSPMTNPVFHRGLLYLLDVDRRLAVYDDSRLDEGFKILDVPKGFGFECDGYYLFESDEGELMAVLMGCRGPLVHVVKLNEQNMEWEEVKSLEGRALFTGTLTTTMVKTGVKWMQNKIFVPRLYDWPETIRVDLVDREGEVAFVPLSAGAAQHGGAEGRNIWACGLGPEEAPEFWETIKVDYSIWVNFRN; from the coding sequence ATGGATTGGGAACAACTCACCCGTGCCTGCATCAAACACAAAAATCGATCAGATCAACGCAAGAAAAAGTCGCCGGACACCGCACCCGTTGTTTCCCTAGAGCCGTCGATCACGACGCGCCGGGAGCAAAGGAGGTCGATGGAGGACAccacgtcgacggcgacgcAGGAACAGAGCTGGTCATCCCTCCCGGCCGACCTACTCAAAACCATCGTCAACCTACTACCATGGTCCAGCCACCCGAGTTTCGCCGCGACATGCAAGCACTGGCGTTCTGCGGTGTCGCCGTTCTACCCGGCGTGGATCACCCCCATCCTCCTCAACGCCACCGATGTCGGCTCCACCAACATCCGCTACTACAGCCCGTATTATCACAAGAATTTTGAGGTCGACAAGACATTGGAAACCCCTAACGCTAAATTCAGTTGTGCAAACGGGCACCGTCTGACGCTGTGCCAGCATGACGGTACTGAATTAATTGTTGTTCACACTAACCTCGTGACAGGCAAGACCTACAGCTTGTGTCCGCTGGAGCGCACAGGCTTTGACGTCGTCGTCTACGATGGCGCGCAACGAATGTTCGGCATCAACATGTTCGAGATATACCGCGCCATCGAGAGCGATGGCGGTGGATGGTACGATTGGCAATTCTCGGAGTACAACCATGATCTTGGGCGGCTTAACGTATCGCCGATGACGAACCCTGTCTTCCACCGCGGCTTGCTCTACCTATTGGATGTTGACAGGAGGTTGGCGGTGTATGACGATAGCCGACTCGACGAAGGATTCAAGATTCTTGACGTGCCCAAAGGCTTTGGTTTCGAGTGCGATGGCTACTACCTGTTTGAGTCTGATGAAGGCGAGCTCATGGCCGTGCTCATGGGCTGCCGCGGGCCCCTTGTGCATGTCGTCAAGCTCAACGAGCAAAATATGGAGTGGGAGGAGGTGAAGAGCTTGGAGGGACGGGCATTGTTCACCGGCACCCTCACGACCACGATGGTGAAGACCGGCGTGAAGTGGATGCAGAACAAGATCTTCGTCCCAAGGCTATATGATTGGCCCGAAACAATCCGCGTAGACCTCGTTGACAGGGAGGGTGAGGTAGCTTTCGTACCGCTATCTGCTGGAGCTGCACAACACGGTGGCGCAGAAGGCAGAAACATATGGGCGTGTGGATTGGGACCAGAAGAAGCACCCGAGTTTTGGGAGACCATAAAGGTTGATTACAGTATCTGGGTCAATTTTAGGAATTGA